One part of the Ziziphus jujuba cultivar Dongzao chromosome 2, ASM3175591v1 genome encodes these proteins:
- the LOC125422034 gene encoding putative disease resistance RPP13-like protein 1: MSTFKGLQRLEKFVIGKDNGSNIKELGKLQNLHGHLGIRGLENVINVEDVSKANVKDKKCLTSLRLKWSGYTDDPLKAREVLGRLQPHSNLKHLSFENYGCLSFSPWVGHRLFSCIKRIELSNCKNCYLLAPLGQLTSLEGLIIRRFEMVEKIGNEFYSDSDGDGSSSSVITKPFQSLKKLRFSNMVEWREWSLVEVESAVFSNVKEVFLSDCPKLKEACLPNNLPSLEALQIWESDHLVASLSMCQYPSLGLLKIHSCLKMKTFPKERLPSNIHTIQIDQCNELVLLSKEGWPLNLKSLEIRYCKKLFAHTNSMKWNLGMLTSLTTLQLSSVGEVVDTFPVEEG; this comes from the coding sequence ATGTCCACTTTCAAAGGTCTGCAAAGATTAGAAAAGTTTGTTATAGGTAAAGACAATGGATCTAATATTAAAGAATTAGGTAAGCTTCAAAATCTGCATGGTCATCTTGGTATTAGAGGACTTGAGAATGTAATAAATGTTGAAGATGTTTCAAAAGCCAATGTGAAGGATAAGAAATGTCTCACTAGTCTGAGATTAAAATGGAGCGGTTATACTGATGATCCACTTAAAGCACGCGAGGTTCTTGGCAGGCTCCAACCTCATTCAAATCTCAAGCACCTatcttttgaaaattatggatgTTTAAGTTTCTCACCATGGGTTGGACATCGATTATTTTCTTGTATAAAAAGAATTGAGTTGTCTAAttgtaaaaattgttatttgttgGCTCCACTGGGACAGTTAACTTCCTTGGAAGGCCTCATAATTCGTAGATTTGAGATGGTGGAGAAGATTGGCAATGAATTTTACAGCGATAGTGATGGTGATGGTTCTTCCTCTTCTGTGATCACTAAGCCATTCCAATCCTTAAAAAAGTTAAGATTTTCAAATATGGTAGAGTGGAGGGAGTGGTCATTGGTGGAAGTGGAAAGTGCTGTTTTTTCAAATGTTAAGGAGGTTTTTTTGTCGGATTGTCCGAAGCTAAAAGAAGCATGCTTACCGAATAATCTTCCATCGTTGGAAGCTCTTCAAATATGGGAAAGTGATCACTTGGTTGCCTCACTCTCAATGTGTCAATATCCGTCACTGGGTTTGCTTAAAATACATTCATGTCTAAAGATGAAGACATTTCCGAAAGAAAGATTGCCCTCCAATATTCATACCATTCAAATTGACCAATGTAATGAATTGGTTTTGCTATCAAAAGAAGGATggcctttaaatttaaaatcacttGAAATTAGATACTGTAAAAAGCTATTTGCGCACACCAACAGCATGAAGTGGAATCTAGGAATGCTTACATCTCTGACAACCTTACAACTCTCGTCGGTAGGTGAAGTGGTGGATACATTTCCAGTGGAGGAAGGATAG